A genomic window from Prunus persica cultivar Lovell chromosome G2, Prunus_persica_NCBIv2, whole genome shotgun sequence includes:
- the LOC18786094 gene encoding SKP1-like protein 21 isoform X3 produces the protein MMKSYIWLQTADGSIQQVEQEVAMFCPMICQENIQKGMGSSKNHAISLPERVNTAMLSLIIDYCRFHQVPGRSNKECKAFDEKYIRMDTKKLCELTSAADSLQLKPLVDLTSRALARIIEGKTPEEIREIFHLPDDLTEEEKLEPLKNSTDDPRIRLLNRLYARKRRELQEREKLKNAELEEERSDDRSVDDLLSFINGEIGDSKGIKTSKNKKKNRRRKDQQKNTCLYEANEIHEESSNLKFACPGDEVNKFRASPSLTLKLQDLNDDGLEDMVEFDDGDIDDEIDPALKEKIDREVEDFARRLNSDWPQRIQEILALGQERRRVPVSINGRDSMRRYA, from the exons ATGATGAAGTCTTATATCTGGCTTCAGACTGCTGATGGTTCAATCCAACAAGTGGAACAAGAGGTTGCCATGTTTTGCCCCATGATATGTCAAGAGAATATACAAAAAGGGATGGGATCTTCCAAGAACCATGCAATATCTCTTCCAGAAAGAGTCAATACTGCCATGTTGAGCCTAATTATTGATTACTGCAGGTTTCATCAAGTACCAGGTCGCTCGAACAAG GAATGCAAGgcttttgatgaaaaatacatccgaatggacacaaaaaaGCTCTGTGAGCTGACTTCAGCTGCTGACAGCCTCCAATTAAAGCCGTTGGTTGATCTTACCAGTCGTGCTCTTGCACGAATAATTGAAGGGAAAACACCTGAGGAGATACGTGAGATATTTCATCTGCCTGATGATCTTACAGAG GAAGAGAAGTTGGAgcctttgaaaaattcaactGACGATCCACGTATCCGGCTTTTGAATCGACTATATGCACGAAAGAGGAGAGAACTtcaggaaagagagaaattgaAG AATGCTGAGCTTGAAGAAGAGCGAAGCGATGACCGTTCAGTTGATGATCTCTTGTCCTTCATTAATGGAGAAATTGGAG ATTCCAAGGGGATTAAAACttccaagaacaaaaagaagaatcgCAGAAGAAAAgatcaacaaaaaaacacttgTCTATATGAAGCTAATGAAATCCATGAG GAGTCGAGCAATCTTAAGTTTGCTTGCCCCGGCGATGAAGTCAACAAATTTAGAGCCAGTCCTAGTTTGACTTTAAAGCTACAAGATCTAAACGATGACGGCCTGGAGGATATGGTTGAGTTTGATGATGGTGATATTGATGATGAGATTGACCCTGcgttaaaggaaaaaattgataG GGAGGTTGAAGATTTTGCTAGGAGATTGAATTCAGACTGGCCTCAAAGGATACAAGAGATTCTTGCTTTGGGTCAGGAAAGGAGGCGGGTACCAGTTTCCATTAACGGAAGGGATTCTATGAGAAGATATGCTT GA
- the LOC18786115 gene encoding LOW QUALITY PROTEIN: U-box domain-containing protein 33 (The sequence of the model RefSeq protein was modified relative to this genomic sequence to represent the inferred CDS: inserted 1 base in 1 codon): MAVVSSMPAIXPVEGVRYPVISPNMAHGGEIVEEPVARMIEDMIYVAVAKDVKDSKSTLVWAVHNSGGKKICLAHVHQPSQKIPCMGGWFPASSLKDEEVRAYREIERQNMNKILEDYFRICRQMGVRAEKLHIEMDCIEKGIVELISQHGIRKLVMGAAADKYHSRKMMDLKSKKAIYVRQQAPVSCHIQFICKGHLIYTREGNSDGVDTDVPLLQPSPNSDPEQSPHHFRSRSAVTLGQNNRAKLTNPAQDLYRRVRSANMEKYGGSITEATSSDGTEGLSTPSRFEAGGSPDDWDRVSRRSVSGYSSCSSALGDLALVQYDRIEGSENGSTESHALSHFKELNHSSPPSVLDGNIDDSLYDHLEQAMAEAENAKREAFREGIRRGKAEKDAIDAIRRAKASELLYNEELRQRKEIEEALAREREELEKMKKQRDEVMEELRAALDHKSLLESQIAESDQMAVNLEQKIISAVELLQNYKKERDELHVERDNALREAEELRRKQGEASSSHLPQFFTEFSFTEIEEATRNFDPSLKIGEGGYGSIFKGSLRHTQVAIKLLHAHSMQGPSEFQQEVDVLSKLRHSNLVTLIGACPESWTLIYEYLSNGSLEDRLSCKDNTPPLSWQTRIRIATELCSVLIFLHSSKPHGIVHGDLKPANILLDDNFVSKLSDFGISRLLSRGEGSSNNTTLYCRTDPKGTFAYIDPEFLSSGELTPKSDVYSFGIILLRLLTGRPALGITKEVQYALDSGKLETLLDPLAGDWPFVQAEQLACLAMRCCEMSRKRRADLVSDVWRVLDPMRVSCGCSSSFRLGTEEHFQPPSYFICPIFQEVMQDPHVAADGFTYEAEALRGWLDSGHDTSPMTNLKLEHKNLVPNHALRSAIQEWLQQH; this comes from the exons ATGGCTGTAGTGAGTTCTATGCCTGCAA CACCTGTAGAGGGGGTAAGGTATCCTGTTATTTCTCCAAACATGGCTCATGGTGGAGAGATTGTGGAAGAGCCTGTGGCACGCATGATTGAAGATATGATATATGTTGCTGTGGCAAAAGATGTCAAGGACAGCAAATCAACTCTGGTATGGGCAGTCCATAACTCAGGAGGGAAGAAAATTTGCTTAGCTCATGTTCACCAGCCTTCACAGAAGATTCCCTGCA TGGGGGGGTGGTTCCCAGCTAGCTCACTGAAGGACGAGGAAGTCAGAGCATACCGAGAAATTGAGAGGCAAAACATGAATAAGATCCTAGAGGATTACTTTCGTATTTGCCGTCAAATGGGG GTTCGGGCTGAAAAACTACATATTGAAATGGACTGTATTGAGAAGGGAATTGTGGAACTCATCTCTCAGCATGGAATAAGGAAGCTTGTAATGGGAGCAGCAGCAGACAAATACCATTCAAG GAAAATGATGGACCTCAAGTCGAAGAAAGCCATATACGTGCGCCAACAAGCACCTGTTTCCTGTCACATACAATTTATTTGCAAGGGGCACCTTATATACACCAG GGAAGGTAATTCAGATGGAGTTGATACAGACGTTCCATTGCTGCAACCAAGTCCAAACAGTGATCCTGAACAATCACCGCACCACTTTAGATCAAGATCTGCTGTTACACTTGGGCAGAATAATCGAGCAAAACTCACCAATCCAGCTCAAGATTTGTACCGCAGGGTAAGATCGGCAAATATGGAGAAATATGGAGGGAGCATAACTGAGGCTACTTCCTCAGATGGTACTGAAGGGCTTTCAACTCCAAGTAGGTTCGAAGCAGGAGGAAGTCCTGATGACTGGGATAGGGTATCAAGGAGGAGTGTTTCAGGATATTCATCATGCTCTTCTGCATTGGGCGATTTAGCTCTGGTTCAGTATGATAGAATTGAGGGAAGTGAAAATGGGTCAACTGAATCACATGCACTTTCTCATTTCAAAGAACTTAATCACTCATCCCCTCCCAGTGTATTg GATGGAAATATAGATGATAGTCTGTATGATCATCTTGAACAAGCAATGGCAGAGGCTGAAAATGCAAAGCGAGAGGCATTTCGGGAGGGAATCAGGCGTGGGAAAGCTGAAAAGGATGCCATTGACGCCATACGGAGG GCTAAAGCATCAGAGCTCTTATATAATGAGGAGTTGAgacaaaggaaagaaattgaagaagcactagcaagagagagagaagaactcgaaaagatgaagaagcaACGAGATGAAGTCATGGAAGAATTAAGGGCTGCCCTAGATCATAAGTCACTACTTGAGAGCCAAATTGCCGAGTCTGATCAGATGGCTGTGAACTTGGAGCAGAAGATAATCTCAGCTGTGgaacttttacaaaattacaaaaaagaacGGGATGAGTTGCATGTGGAGCGTGACAATGCGCTTAGAGAAGCTGAGGAGCTGAGGAGAAAACAAGGAGAGGCCTCAAGCTCACACTTGCCTCAGTTCTTCACGGAGTTCTCATTTACAGAGATTGAGGAAGCAACTCGAAACTTTGATCCATCACTGAAGATTGGAGAAGGGGGATATGGGAGCATTTTTAAAGGCTCATTACGTCACACCCAGGTGGCTATAAAGTTGCTACACGCTCACAGCATGCAAGGTCCCTCTGAGTTCCAGCAAGAG GTGGATGTATTGAGTAAGTTGAGGCACTCCAATCTTGTCACACTCATTGGTGCCTGTCCCGAATCTTGGACTCTCATTTATGAGTATCTTTCAAATGGAAGCCTTGAAGATCGACTCAGCTGCAAGGACAATACTCCTCCATTGTCATGGCAAACTCGAATACGCATTGCCACAGAGTTGTGCTCTGTCCTTATCTTTCTCCATTCCAGTAAACCTCACGGCATAGTACATGGTGATTTGAAACCTGCGAATATTCTCCTTGATGATAACTTTGTTAGCAAACTTAGTGACTTTGGAATCAGTCGGCTATTGTCTCGTGGGGAGGGTTCAAGCAACAACACAACACTCTATTGCAGAACTGACCCAAAGGGAACTTTTGCATACATAGATCCTGAGTTCCTCTCATCAGGAGAGCTTACACCAAAGTCAGATGTTTATTCATTTGGGATTATACTACTACGACTGCTGACTGGGAGACCAGCTTTGGGGATAACGAAGGAAGTGCAATATGCATTAGATTCGGGAAAGTTGGAAACACTATTGGATCCTTTGGCTGGAGACTGGCCATTTGTTCAGGCTGAACAGTTAGCTTGCTTGGCAATGAGGTGTTGTGAGATGAGCCGGAAGCGCAGGGCAGACCTTGTATCGGATGTCTGGAGGGTACTTGACCCTATGAGGGTGTCTTGTGGATGCTCATCGTCATTCCGTCTGGGTACTGAAGAGCATTTCCAACCTccttcctattttatttgtccCATTTTCCAG GAAGTCATGCAAGATCCGCATGTTGCGGCAGATGGATTTACTTATGAAGCAGAAGCTTTGAGAGGATGGCTGGACAGTGGTCATGATACTTCACCCATGACAAATCTTAAGCTTGAACACAAGAATCTTGTCCCCAACCATGCTCTTCGTTCTGCAATTCAGGAGTGGCTGCAACAGCATTGA
- the LOC18786810 gene encoding signal peptide peptidase-like 4 produces MNLRRGVWVVVGVLVLSLSLSSAGDIVHHDNIAPKRPGCENNFVLVKVPTWVNGVEDSEYVGVGARFGPTLESKEKHATNMRVVLADPPDCCSTPNNKLSQDVILVHRGNCSFTRKANIAEAANASAILIINNRTELFKMVCEDDEPDVQIGIPAVMLPQDVGAILENDLMNKSKVSVQLYSPLRPVVDIAEVFLWLMAVGTIIFASYWSAWSAREAAIEHDKLLKDASDDSLHMEVDRSNALVEISTTAAVLFVVIASCFLVMFYKLMSFWFVEILVVLFCIGGIEGLQTCLVTLLSCFRRFKRAGESYVKVPFFGAVSYLTLAVAPFCIAFAVVWAVYRRVSFAWIGQDILGIALIITVLQIVRVPNLKVGTILLSCAFLYDIFWVFVSKWWFHESVMIVVARGDKSGEDGIPMLLKIPRLFDPWGGYSIIGFGDIIIPGLVVAFSLRYDWLANKKLRAGYFVWAMTAYGLGLLITYVALNLMDGHGQPALLYIVPFTLGTLLTLAQMRGDLKVLWTRGEPERPCPHVHLQPSQ; encoded by the exons ATGAATTTACGGAGAGGCGTGTgggtagtggttggtgtgttggtCCTGAGTCTGAGTTTGAGCTCAGCTGGAGACATTGTTCACCATGATAATATTGCTCCGAAGAGGCCTGGTTGTGAAAACAACTTCGTTCTG GTTAAGGTCCCAACTTGGGTCAATGGTGTAGAAGACAGTGAGTATGTTGGTGTTGGTGCTCGATTTGGACCTACCTTGGAATCAAAGGAAAAACATGCCACCAATATGAGAGTGGTTCTCGCAGACCCCCCTGACTGTTGTAGCACACCTAATAATAAG CTTTCACAAGATGTCATTTTGGTGCACCGAGGAAACTGCAGTTTCACAAGGAAGGCAAATATTGCTGAAGCTGCTAATGCTTCAGCCATCCTCATTATAAACAACCGTACAG AACTTTTCAAGATGGTTTGTGAAGACGATGAACCTGATGTTCAGATAGGCATACCAGCTGTTATGCTTCCTCAAGATGTTGGTGCAATCTTAGAAAATGATTTAATGAACAAATCCAAag TTTCTGTGCAGCTGTACTCTCCATTGCGTCCAGTGGTCGATATTGCAGAAGTGTTTTTGTGGCTTATGGCTGTTGGTACCATCATATTTGCTTCTTATTGGTCTGCATGGAGTGCAAGAGAAGCAGCTATTGAGCATGACAAACTATTAAAG GATGCCTCTGATGATTCTTTGCATATGGAAGTTGATCGTTCCAATGCTTTAGTGGAGATTAGCACCACGGCAGCAGTCCTGTTTGTTGTGATTGCTTCATGCTTCTTGGTTATGTTTTACAAACTTATGTCATTCTGGTTTGTGGAGATTCTggtggttttgttttgcattgGTGGGATAGAG GGCCTGCAGACTTGTTTGGTGACTTTGCTATCATG TTTCAGACGATTTAAACGTGCTGGAGAATCATATGTTAAAGTGCCCTTCTTTGGAGCTGTTTCATATCTGACGCTAGCCGTTGCTCCCTTCTGCATAGCATTTGCTGTTGTTTGGGCAGTGTATCGCCGCGTCTCATTTGCTTGGATAGGTCAAGATATCCTT GGTATTGCACTGATAATCACAGTTCTTCAGATTGTTCGAGTACCAAATCTCAAG GTTGGAACAATTCTTCTCAGTTGTGCCTTTTTATATGATATCTTCTGGGTATTTGTTTCTAAATGGTGGTTCCATGAGAGTGTAATGATAGTG GTGGCTCGTGGTGATAAAAGTGGAGAGGATGGTATACCAATGCTACTGAAAATTCCACGGTTGTTTGATCCTTGGGGTGGCTACAGCATCATCGGATTCGGTGATATCATCATACCAGGATTGGTTGTAGCCTTTTCACTAAG GTATGATTGGTTGGCAAATAAGAAGCTTCGAGCTGGTTACTTTGTGTGGGCAATGACCGCTTATGGTTTAG GTCTCCTCATCACATATGTGGCTTTGAACTTGATGGACGGTCATGGCCAACCTGCTTTGTTGTACATAGTTCCCTTCACACTCG GTACTCTACTGACTTTGGCACAGATGAGAGGGGACCTTAAAGTTCTGTGGACAAGAGGAGAACCAGAGAGGCCATGCCCGCACGTCCATCTCCAACCCTCTCAATAG
- the LOC18786880 gene encoding aquaporin PIP1-2: MEGKEEDVRLGANKFSERQPIGTSAQTDKDYKEPPPAPLFEPGELKSWSFWRAGIAEFIATFLFLYITVLTVMGVSRSRSKCSTVGIQGIAWAFGGSIFALVYSTAGISGGHINPAVTFGLFLARKLSLTRAVFYIVMQTLGAIAGAGVVKGFQKNQYELLGGGANVVNHGYTKGDGLGAEIVGTFVLVYTVFSATDAKRNARDSHVPILAPLPIGFAVFLVHLATIPITGTGINPARSLGAAIIYNKDRAWDDHWIFWVGPFIGAALAALYHQIIIRAIPFKTRD, encoded by the exons ATGgaagggaaagaagaagatgtgAGGCTGGGAGCCAACAAATTCTCAGAGAGGCAGCCCATAGGGACATCTGCACAGACAGACAAGGACTACAAGGAGCCACCACCAGCACCTCTGTTTGAGCCTGGTGAGCTCAAGTCCTGGTCTTTTTGGAGGGCTGGAATTGCTGAGTTCATAGCCACCTTCTTGTTCCTCTACATCACTGTCTTGACTGTCATGGGTGTTTCTAGATCTCGCAGCAAGTGTTCTACTGTGGGTATTCAGGGCATTGCTTGGGCCTTTGGTGGTAGCATCTTTGCCCTTGTTTACTCCACTGCTGGTATCTCAG GTGGTCACATAAACCCAGCCGTGACATTTGGTCTCTTCCTAGCAAGGAAGCTCTCCCTGACCAGAGCTGTATTCTATATAGTCATGCAAACCCTAGGGGCAATTGCTGGTGCTGGGGTGGTGAAGGGGTTCCAAAAGAACCAGTATGAGTTGCTGGGAGGTGGAGCTAATGTGGTGAACCATGGCTATACCAAGGGTGACGGCCTTGGTGCTGAGATTGTTGGCACTTTCGTTCTTGTGTACACTGTTTTCTCTGCCACTGATGCCAAGAGAAATGCTAGAGACTCTCATGTCCCT ATCTTGGCTCCACTTCCCATCGGGTTTGCAGTGTTCTTGGTGCACTTGGCAACCATCCCCATCACTGGAACCGGCATCAACCCCGCTAGGAGCCTTGGGGCTGCCATCATCTACAACAAGGACCGTGCATGGGATGATCAT TGGATCTTCTGGGTGGGACCATTCATCGGAGCTGCACTTGCCGCCCTCTACCATCAGATAATCATCAGAGCCATCCCATTCAAGACCAGGGATTGA
- the LOC18786094 gene encoding SKP1-like protein 21 isoform X1, which yields MLRLKSYSEVTLVPTDSQMMKSYIWLQTADGSIQQVEQEVAMFCPMICQENIQKGMGSSKNHAISLPERVNTAMLSLIIDYCRFHQVPGRSNKECKAFDEKYIRMDTKKLCELTSAADSLQLKPLVDLTSRALARIIEGKTPEEIREIFHLPDDLTEEEKLEPLKNSTDDPRIRLLNRLYARKRRELQEREKLKNAELEEERSDDRSVDDLLSFINGEIGDSKGIKTSKNKKKNRRRKDQQKNTCLYEANEIHEESSNLKFACPGDEVNKFRASPSLTLKLQDLNDDGLEDMVEFDDGDIDDEIDPALKEKIDREVEDFARRLNSDWPQRIQEILALGQERRRVPVSINGRDSMRRYA from the exons atgttAAGACTTAAAAGTTATTCTGAAGTCACACTGGTGCCAACCGATTCTCAGATGATGAAGTCTTATATCTGGCTTCAGACTGCTGATGGTTCAATCCAACAAGTGGAACAAGAGGTTGCCATGTTTTGCCCCATGATATGTCAAGAGAATATACAAAAAGGGATGGGATCTTCCAAGAACCATGCAATATCTCTTCCAGAAAGAGTCAATACTGCCATGTTGAGCCTAATTATTGATTACTGCAGGTTTCATCAAGTACCAGGTCGCTCGAACAAG GAATGCAAGgcttttgatgaaaaatacatccgaatggacacaaaaaaGCTCTGTGAGCTGACTTCAGCTGCTGACAGCCTCCAATTAAAGCCGTTGGTTGATCTTACCAGTCGTGCTCTTGCACGAATAATTGAAGGGAAAACACCTGAGGAGATACGTGAGATATTTCATCTGCCTGATGATCTTACAGAG GAAGAGAAGTTGGAgcctttgaaaaattcaactGACGATCCACGTATCCGGCTTTTGAATCGACTATATGCACGAAAGAGGAGAGAACTtcaggaaagagagaaattgaAG AATGCTGAGCTTGAAGAAGAGCGAAGCGATGACCGTTCAGTTGATGATCTCTTGTCCTTCATTAATGGAGAAATTGGAG ATTCCAAGGGGATTAAAACttccaagaacaaaaagaagaatcgCAGAAGAAAAgatcaacaaaaaaacacttgTCTATATGAAGCTAATGAAATCCATGAG GAGTCGAGCAATCTTAAGTTTGCTTGCCCCGGCGATGAAGTCAACAAATTTAGAGCCAGTCCTAGTTTGACTTTAAAGCTACAAGATCTAAACGATGACGGCCTGGAGGATATGGTTGAGTTTGATGATGGTGATATTGATGATGAGATTGACCCTGcgttaaaggaaaaaattgataG GGAGGTTGAAGATTTTGCTAGGAGATTGAATTCAGACTGGCCTCAAAGGATACAAGAGATTCTTGCTTTGGGTCAGGAAAGGAGGCGGGTACCAGTTTCCATTAACGGAAGGGATTCTATGAGAAGATATGCTT GA
- the LOC18786094 gene encoding SKP1-like protein 21 isoform X2 gives MSEGDMAVIKPEMMKSYIWLQTADGSIQQVEQEVAMFCPMICQENIQKGMGSSKNHAISLPERVNTAMLSLIIDYCRFHQVPGRSNKECKAFDEKYIRMDTKKLCELTSAADSLQLKPLVDLTSRALARIIEGKTPEEIREIFHLPDDLTEEEKLEPLKNSTDDPRIRLLNRLYARKRRELQEREKLKNAELEEERSDDRSVDDLLSFINGEIGDSKGIKTSKNKKKNRRRKDQQKNTCLYEANEIHEESSNLKFACPGDEVNKFRASPSLTLKLQDLNDDGLEDMVEFDDGDIDDEIDPALKEKIDREVEDFARRLNSDWPQRIQEILALGQERRRVPVSINGRDSMRRYA, from the exons ATGTCAGAAGGTGACATGGCTGTTATTAAACCTGAG ATGATGAAGTCTTATATCTGGCTTCAGACTGCTGATGGTTCAATCCAACAAGTGGAACAAGAGGTTGCCATGTTTTGCCCCATGATATGTCAAGAGAATATACAAAAAGGGATGGGATCTTCCAAGAACCATGCAATATCTCTTCCAGAAAGAGTCAATACTGCCATGTTGAGCCTAATTATTGATTACTGCAGGTTTCATCAAGTACCAGGTCGCTCGAACAAG GAATGCAAGgcttttgatgaaaaatacatccgaatggacacaaaaaaGCTCTGTGAGCTGACTTCAGCTGCTGACAGCCTCCAATTAAAGCCGTTGGTTGATCTTACCAGTCGTGCTCTTGCACGAATAATTGAAGGGAAAACACCTGAGGAGATACGTGAGATATTTCATCTGCCTGATGATCTTACAGAG GAAGAGAAGTTGGAgcctttgaaaaattcaactGACGATCCACGTATCCGGCTTTTGAATCGACTATATGCACGAAAGAGGAGAGAACTtcaggaaagagagaaattgaAG AATGCTGAGCTTGAAGAAGAGCGAAGCGATGACCGTTCAGTTGATGATCTCTTGTCCTTCATTAATGGAGAAATTGGAG ATTCCAAGGGGATTAAAACttccaagaacaaaaagaagaatcgCAGAAGAAAAgatcaacaaaaaaacacttgTCTATATGAAGCTAATGAAATCCATGAG GAGTCGAGCAATCTTAAGTTTGCTTGCCCCGGCGATGAAGTCAACAAATTTAGAGCCAGTCCTAGTTTGACTTTAAAGCTACAAGATCTAAACGATGACGGCCTGGAGGATATGGTTGAGTTTGATGATGGTGATATTGATGATGAGATTGACCCTGcgttaaaggaaaaaattgataG GGAGGTTGAAGATTTTGCTAGGAGATTGAATTCAGACTGGCCTCAAAGGATACAAGAGATTCTTGCTTTGGGTCAGGAAAGGAGGCGGGTACCAGTTTCCATTAACGGAAGGGATTCTATGAGAAGATATGCTT GA
- the LOC18784928 gene encoding uncharacterized protein LOC18784928, which produces MSFMKGDLLTRTRKLVKGLAKAEPVWLKAMERVPPVTFPRADAIQKITLPEDVYIKKFFQKHPDSKHEDAIKFSAFDPPPARIFGLRVLELKEQGVSEQEAMAVADMEYRMERKGKKMAYSRLKKIARLQGKKPPPNPYPSAIKEIQAEEKKYVRDRFFNPRIRQILRKLQEEHAAERQDGLRGEGGS; this is translated from the exons ATGTCGTTCATGAAAGGAGATTTACTTACAAGAACCAGAAAGCTGGTGAAGGGCCTGGCCAAGGCGGAGCCTGTTTGGCTCAAAGCCATGGAACG GGTACCGCCTGTAACATTTCCTCGGGCAGATGCAATTCAGAAAATCACTCTCCCAGAGGATGTCTACATAAAGAAGTTTTTCCAAAAGCATCCAGATTCCAAACATGAGGATGCCATCAA GTTTTCTGCTTTTGATCCTCCTCCAGCCCGTATATTTGGTTTGAGGGTGCTTGAGTTGAAAGAGCAAGGGGTTTCTGAGCAGGAGGCAATGGCAGTAGCTGAT ATGGAATACCGTatggagagaaaaggaaagaaaatggcATATTCTCGCTTGAAGAAAATTGCACGCCTTCAAGGGAAGAAGCCTCCTCCCAACCCATATCCCAGTGCCATCAAGGAGATACAAGCTGAGGAAAAGAAGTATGTTCGCGACCGTTTTTTCAATCCCAGGATTAGGCAAATTTTGAGGAAATTGCAAGAGGAGCATGCAGCCGAGAGGCAGGACGGACTCCGAGGGGAAGGAGGTTCCTAG